In Mytilus galloprovincialis chromosome 1, xbMytGall1.hap1.1, whole genome shotgun sequence, the following are encoded in one genomic region:
- the LOC143065083 gene encoding uncharacterized protein LOC143065083: MYRWIVLSCFVLSASMFEASKVSEKVLKDNKGQEYDVIDVQIGNTDIAIIQKDGVILADEITSEDKEYSIIKYNGTCNVQFEDPSDSKTCYEAFEDDESIPNDTKTEIIEECGDLDIAYVKAVDCNTQQGIQKRSCCYYYYPFRCCNGRGWWSHICYICWHPVFCCYCPYYFGK, from the exons ATGTATCGATGGATAGTTTTATCGTGCTTTGTGTTGAGTGCCAGTATGTTTGAAGCATCCAAG GTATCAGAAAAAGTGTTGAAAGACAATaaaggtcaggaatatgacgtcATTGATGTTCAAATTGGGAACACAGATATTGCAATAATCCAGAAAGATGGTGTAATACTGGCAGACGAAATTACCAGTGAAGACAAA GAGTATTCAATCATCAAGTATAACGGAACCTGCAATGTTCAGTTTGAG GACCCTTCAGATTCAAAAACATGCTATGAAGCTTTTGAAGATGACGAAAGCATCCCGAATGACACCAAAACAGAAATCATAGAAGAATGTGGAGATTTAGATATTGCTTATGTTAAGGCAGTTGATTGTAACACAC AACAAGGCATCCAAAAAAGATCATGTTGTTATTATTACTACCCTTTCCGATGTTGCAACGGGAGGGGATGGTGGAGTCACATATGTTATATATGTTGGCACCCTGTCTTTTGCTGCTATTGCCCGTATTATTTTGGAAAATAG